The Lactuca sativa cultivar Salinas chromosome 2, Lsat_Salinas_v11, whole genome shotgun sequence genome includes a window with the following:
- the LOC111895907 gene encoding transcription factor LHW: protein MGYLLKEALKTLCGVNQWSYAIFWKIGCQNPKFLIWEECYYEPVIYSNVGHGDGGNKVHLLVTKMMKDNYINLLGEGLVGRVAFTRNHQWIISDNKLQLPAVQPPEVSNEVFTQFSAGIQTIAVIPVHPHGVVQLGSSSTIMENVGFVNDVKGLICQLGCVPGALLSENYMKREAPTHSHSSGSSGHSCFSFSRHIGDNHHNGLTLKSQQIEKIPSYDHEIGFGSLLGNYQPALRLMEQRILSEGDHHHIHINHTPPHAHFSGKQMNGKLEHELFEALSMSSEEEHLKPPSRDDLFDIVGMDFNGNQNSWAYEYEGESNNSSSIIYSSIIPNDHLLDAVVSKVPSSSKPITDDNINMGAGGINLMQRDLLGNGDTNSSIISSQIASWTEDLGKTEYANNKSKRPDDEIGKSNRKRLKPGQNPRPRPKDRQMIQDRVKELREIVPNGAKCSIDALLERTIKHMLFLQSVTKHADKLKQTGESKSKSKIASKEGQGGVLLRDNFEGGATWAYEVGSQSMVCPIIVEDLNSPRQMLVEMVCEERGSFLEIADVVRGLGLTILKGVMESRNDKIWAYFTVEANRDVSRMEIFISLVSLLDQSAKNGSSSISGNGNEQSFRQVATNTIQ, encoded by the exons ATGGGTTATCTACTAAAAGAAGCATTGAAAACCCTATGCGGTGTCAACCAGTGGTCATATGCTATTTTCTGGAAGATCGGCTGCCAGAACCCTAA ATTTCTAATATGGGAAGAATGTTATTACGAacctgttatatattcaaatgttGGACATGGAGATGGAGGGAATAAAGTCCACTTGCTCGTAACCAAAATGATGAAGGACAACTACATCAATCTTTTAGGAGAAGG atTGGTTGGGAGGGTTGCATTCACTCGAAATCATCAGTGGATTATCTCAGATAACAAATTGCAATTGCCAGCTGTCCAGCCACCGGAG GTATCAAATGAAGTGTTTACACAATTCTCGGCTGGCATTCAG ACTATAGCAGTTATTCCGGTTCATCCTCATGGGGTTGTTCAACTTGGTTCATCATCAACT ATTATGGAGAATGTGGGATTTGTGAATGACGTGAAAGGTTTAATTTGTCAACTTGGATGTGTTCCCGGTGCATTATTGTCAGAAAACTACATGAAAAGAGAAGCGCCTACTCATTCTCATTCATCGGGAAGCAGTGGGCATAGTTGTTTCTCTTTTAGCAGGCATATTGGAGATAACCATCATAACGGTTTGACTTTGAAAAGTCAACAAATTGAAAAGATCCCCAGCTACGATCATGAAATTGGTTTTGGCTCATTGTTGGGAAACTATCAGCCGGCATTGAGATTGATGGAGCAACGTATTTTATCAGAAGGAGATCATCATCATATTCATATtaatcacactccacctcatgCTCACTTCTCTG GCAAGCAGATGAATGGAAAGCTGGAACATGAACTATTTGAAGCTCTGTCTATGTCCTCGGAAGAAGAACATTTAAAACCTCCATCAAGGGACGACTTATTTGATATCGTGGGTATGGATTTCAATGGAAATCAAAATAGCTGGGCTTATGAATATGAAGGAGAATCCAATAATAGCAGCAGCATTATTTATTCATCGATAATACCTAATGACCATCTTTTAGATGCAGTCGTCTCCAAAGTTCCCTCATCTTCAAAGCCAATTACAGATGATAACATTAACATGGGAGCAGGAGGGATTAATTTGATGCAAAGAGACTTGCTGGGTAACGGGGATACTAACTCTTCTATCATCTCATCACAAATCGCTTCTTGGACTGAAGATTTGGGAAAAACCGAGTATGCTAATAATAAGAGTAAGAGGCCCGATGATGAAATTGGGAAATCCAATCGTAAGAGGCTTAAACCGGGACAAAATCCGAGACCCAGACCCAAAGATCGCCAGATGATCCAAGATCGTGTAAAAGAATTAAGAGAAATCGTCCCAAATGGTGCCaag TGTAGCATCGATGCTTTGCTAGAACGAACCATCAAGCATATGCTTTTCTTGCAAAGTGTTACAAAGCATGCAGACAAGCTAAAACAAACAGGggaatccaaatccaaatccaag ATTGCAAGCAAGGAGGGTCAGGGTGGGGTATTACTGAGGGATAACTTTGAAGGAGGGGCAACATGGGCATATGAGGTTGGTTCACAATCGATGGTGTGCCCTATTATAGTGGAGGATCTGAATTCCCCTCGTCAAATGCTTGTGGAG ATGGTTTGTGAAGAAAGAGGTTCGTTTTTGGAGATAGCAGATGTGGTTAGAGGATTGGGATTGACAATCTTGAAGGGGGTGATGGAATCTCGGAATGACAAGATATGGGCCTACTTTACTGTAGAG GCTAACAGGGACGTGTCAAGGATGGAAATATTTATCTCGCTTGTTAGCCTCTTGGACCAATCTGCAAAAAATGGGTCCAGCAGCATCAGTGGGAATGGGAATGAACAATCTTTCCGGCAAGTGGCCACCAATACCATACAGTAA